In Zingiber officinale cultivar Zhangliang chromosome 1A, Zo_v1.1, whole genome shotgun sequence, a genomic segment contains:
- the LOC122037808 gene encoding aldehyde oxidase GLOX1-like yields the protein MAKARHLVLRLAFLLFLVASSAAGQSLFGDLFWQKPDFETNYGGEWKLVTPNAGVSAMHLAITRNNKAIMFDSTIMNVPPLQLPAGRCRSAPAKNNPNALDCSVHAVEFDFETAKSRPLRVLTDTWCSSGGFDADGNLVQSGGFMDGARAVRLYKLCDTCDWEEHPKSFSVDRWYATQATLPDGGFITVGGRHQFSYEFIPKAGKTNPKAFRLQFLVDTTDNVENNLYPFVHLSTDGNLFIFANNRAILLDYKNDKVVRKFPVLAGGSRNYPASGMSALLPIASPAVGRNGPVPAEVIVCGGSTKDAFSKAEKGVFQPAEASCGRLVITDRNAKWKMEKMPIPRIMGDMLILPTADLLIINGAKKGCSAWWFAREPALEPVLYRLSAPKKRRFQVLEGSNTPRMYHSSSAVLPDTSILVSGSNPNDGYKYAKVMFRTEVSVEKFYPPYFDPLLVMHRPRIVEDSVRGISYGQPFDMEFSLFDMLVVETDIRVTLYAPPFTTHGFSMNQRMLVLNVENFFVNGIGRYRLVVAAPPSGVFAPPGYYLLFVVNRGVPSYGVWVQVN from the exons ATGGCGAAGGCTCGCCACCTTGTCCTACGCCTcgccttcctcctcttcctcgtaGCCTCCTCCGCCGCCGGCCAGTCTCTGTTCGGCGACTTGTTCTGGCAGAAGCCGGACTTCGAGACTAACTACGGCGGCGAGTGGAAGCTGGTGACCCCCAACGCGGGAGTGTCGGCCATGCACCTCGCCATCACCCGCAACAACAAGGCCATCATGTTCGACTCCACCATCATGAATGTTCCCCCGCTCCAGCTCCCCGCCGGCCGTTGCCGCTCTGCCCCCGCCAAGAATAATCCCAACGCCCTCGACTGCAGCGTCCACGCCGTCGAATTCGATTTCGAAACCGCGAAGAGCCGCCCTCTCAGA GTGTTGACGGACACGTGGTGTTCGTCGGGGGGCTTCGACGCCGACGGCAATCTCGTCCAATCCGGTGGATTTATGGACGGAGCTCGCGCCGTGAGATTGTACAAGTTGTGCGATACCTGCGATTGGGAAGAGCACCCCAAGAGTTTCTCCGTCGATCGATGGTACGCTACTCAGGCGACGCTACCGGACGGCGGGTTTATTACCGTAGGCGGCCGCCACCAGTTCAGCTATGAATTCATCCCCAAAGCAGGGAAAACCAACCCCAAGGCCTTCCGCCTCCAGTTCCTCGTCGACACCACTGACAACGTTGAGAACAATCTCTACCCTTTCGTCCATCTCTCCACCGACGGCAACCTCTTCATCTTCGCCAACAACCGCGCCATCCTTCTCGACTACAAGAACGACAAAGTCGTTCGCAAGTTCCCTGTTCTCGCCGGAGGCTCCCGGAACTACCCCGCCTCCGGCATGTCCGCGCTGCTCCCCATTGCTTCGCCGGCGGTGGGCCGCAATGGCCCCGTCCCCGCGGAGGTCATCGTCTGCGGCGGTAGCACCAAGGACGCCTTCTCGAAGGCAGAGAAGGGCGTGTTCCAGCCGGCGGAGGCAAGCTGCGGACGGCTGGTCATCACCGATCGCAACGCCAAGTGGAAGATGGAGAAGATGCCGATTCCGCGCATTATGGGCGACATGCTCATCCTCCCCACCGCCGACTTGCTCATCATCAACGGCGCCAAGAAGGGGTGCTCCGCGTGGTGGTTCGCCCGCGAGCCGGCGCTGGAGCCGGTGCTCTACCGCCTCAGCGCGCCGAAGAAGAGAAGGTTCCAGGTGCTGGAGGGCAGCAACACGCCGCGAATGTACCACTCCAGCAGCGCCGTGCTCCCCGACACCAGCATCCTCGTCTCCGGCAGTAACCCCAACGACGGCTACAAGTACGCCAAGGTGATGTTCCGGACTGAGGTGAGCGTGGAGAAGTTCTACCCGCCCTACTTCGACCCTCTGCTGGTGATGCACCGGCCGCGGATCGTGGAAGACTCGGTGCGCGGAATCAGCTACGGCCAGCCGTTCGACATGGAATTCTCCCTCTTCGACATGCTGGTGGTCGAGACGGACATCAGGGTGACCCTGTACGCGCCTCCCTTCACCACGCACGGCTTCTCTATGAACCAGAGGATGCTGGTGCTTAACGTCGAGAACTTCTTCGTCAATGGTATCGGAAGGTACCGCTTGGTGGTGGCTGCGCCGCCGTCGGGTGTGTTTGCTCCCCCCGGGTACTACTTGTTGTTCGTGGTGAACCGCGGCGTGCCCAGCTATGGCGTCTGGGTGCAGGTCAACTAA
- the LOC122037792 gene encoding auxin-responsive protein IAA21-like isoform X2, with the protein MTPPMEHDYMGAKDTELRLGLPGSDGRLVDECATVGLTLGGMKRVFSDVIHGDSFSEVGDGAGGATKTPPPLPPAAKTQIVGWPPIHSYRKNTIASNTSKNNDEDDADRKQGNECHYVKVSMDGAPYLRKVNLNMYSNYKELSLALEEMFTSFTIGQCGSNGMSARETITELLQGSEHVLTYEDKDGDWMLVGDVPWLMFADSCRRLRIMKGSDTVGIAPKAIGSKIRN; encoded by the exons ATGACGCCGCCAATGGAGCACGACTACATGGGTGCTAAGGATACTGAGCTCCGGCTCGGCCTGCCTGGCTCCGATGGCCGGTTGGTCGACGAATGCGCCACCGTGGGCCTCACACTGGGCGGCATGAAAAGGGTTTTCTCCGATGTCATTCACGGGGATTCTTTCTCGGAGGTAGGGGACGGCGCCGGTGGAGCAACCAAAACGCCGCCGCCACTACCTCCTGCGGCGAA GACACAGATTGTTGGTTGGCCACCGATCCATAGTTACCGAAAAAATACAATCGCATCAAATACTTCAAAGAACAATGATGAAGATGACGCCGATAGGAAGCAAGGGAATGAATGCCACTATGTGAAGGTCAGCATGGATGGAGCTCCCTATTTGAGAAAAGTTAACCTTAATATGTACTCCAACTACAAGGAGCTGTCACTAGCACTGGAGGAGATGTTTACTAGCTTCACCATTG GCCAGTGTGGTTCAAATGGAATGAGTGCTAGAGAGACGATTACTGAGCTTCTTCAAGGATCTGAACATGTTCTTACCTACGAGGACAAAGACGGGGATTGGATGCTCGTTGGCGATGTTCCGTGGCT TATGTTTGCTGACTCCTGTAGGAGGCTGAGGATTATGAAAGGTTCAGATACTGTTGGAATTG CTCCAAAGGCCATCGGGTCCAAGATCAGGAACTAA
- the LOC122037792 gene encoding auxin-responsive protein IAA21-like isoform X1: MTPPMEHDYMGAKDTELRLGLPGSDGRLVDECATVGLTLGGMKRVFSDVIHGDSFSEVGDGAGGATKTPPPLPPAAKTQIVGWPPIHSYRKNTIASNTSKNNDEDDADRKQGNECHYVKVSMDGAPYLRKVNLNMYSNYKELSLALEEMFTSFTIGQCGSNGMSARETITELLQGSEHVLTYEDKDGDWMLVGDVPWLMFADSCRRLRIMKGSDTVGIGKTPKAIGSKIRN; encoded by the exons ATGACGCCGCCAATGGAGCACGACTACATGGGTGCTAAGGATACTGAGCTCCGGCTCGGCCTGCCTGGCTCCGATGGCCGGTTGGTCGACGAATGCGCCACCGTGGGCCTCACACTGGGCGGCATGAAAAGGGTTTTCTCCGATGTCATTCACGGGGATTCTTTCTCGGAGGTAGGGGACGGCGCCGGTGGAGCAACCAAAACGCCGCCGCCACTACCTCCTGCGGCGAA GACACAGATTGTTGGTTGGCCACCGATCCATAGTTACCGAAAAAATACAATCGCATCAAATACTTCAAAGAACAATGATGAAGATGACGCCGATAGGAAGCAAGGGAATGAATGCCACTATGTGAAGGTCAGCATGGATGGAGCTCCCTATTTGAGAAAAGTTAACCTTAATATGTACTCCAACTACAAGGAGCTGTCACTAGCACTGGAGGAGATGTTTACTAGCTTCACCATTG GCCAGTGTGGTTCAAATGGAATGAGTGCTAGAGAGACGATTACTGAGCTTCTTCAAGGATCTGAACATGTTCTTACCTACGAGGACAAAGACGGGGATTGGATGCTCGTTGGCGATGTTCCGTGGCT TATGTTTGCTGACTCCTGTAGGAGGCTGAGGATTATGAAAGGTTCAGATACTGTTGGAATTGGTAAAA CTCCAAAGGCCATCGGGTCCAAGATCAGGAACTAA